A region from the Beduinella massiliensis genome encodes:
- a CDS encoding ATP-binding protein, which produces MNKLSGYTLRAFAVMLLMAVMLAAMPCEAETEGAVLRVAFPHVEGFSAVGTDGQPFGLIVDFLNEIAKYTGWKYDYVETDGESIIDQFLAGEFDLMGGTYYAEGYEVYFAYPDYNCGYSKGVLLARQDDDSIKSHEINSLNGKTIGVYDRAVENVRRMKEYLAINGLDCPIRYYTIDDLSGEGNLYRFLENGDVDLLLGSGVDAGVQLNVAATFDSQAHYIVTTPGNTEILDGLNAALERIYEAEPNFARRIYDKNFPDVSTGHIRMNEREREYVSQKGSVSVAVPLEWHPLFCRNSKDSHEGIVPDMLKEVSDYSGLTFTYVYCDSYAEALHTVEQGEADILGFFIGTDENALEKGLARTASYVDMDSILVRNKESSYPASGLTGGVLEGRVMPGSIAAETVRYYADDVAALSDVNRGKADFYYGISSRLEHTIQAQNFTNLVHVSLVNDSLGISFAMPSPVQPELFSILNKAVNNLSEEQKTTISNRNIVSIGNPQMSLTSIVYANPALVISVVTAFLVLILLAVLLISRSRLRSAQMRVELEKAEADSHAKSDFLSRMSHEIRTPMNAIVGLTDLTEAIEGLPPKARENLQKIKSSSQYMLNLISDILDMSRIENGRMEMNDEPFSMSATLDNIQSMMTAEAERKRLHFILKTEIRDDALVGDALRLRQVILNLLSNAFKFTPNGGEVTLRVQEESSTVQTATYSFLVADNGVGIAPEDQKRIFQSFEQVGANITKSQGTGLGLAISRSIVSAMGGDLTISSEPGKGSVFTFTLTMSKGKSENTEGNYGGNGLNQLSGAHILMAEDNDLNAAITTELLEIRGAQITRAENGRIALELYKQHEPGTFQAILMDVLMPEMNGLEATRAIRALSRADAQSIPIIAMTANAFKEDEEQAMEAGMNAFVPKPIDLARLDRTLASLIGAGHSD; this is translated from the coding sequence ATGAATAAACTGTCCGGATATACGCTGCGTGCATTCGCGGTCATGCTGCTTATGGCGGTGATGTTGGCTGCGATGCCCTGTGAGGCGGAGACAGAGGGAGCCGTCCTTCGCGTGGCGTTTCCGCACGTGGAAGGTTTCAGCGCCGTGGGGACGGACGGTCAGCCGTTTGGGCTGATCGTCGACTTCCTCAACGAGATCGCCAAATATACGGGCTGGAAATACGATTACGTCGAAACAGACGGCGAATCGATAATCGATCAGTTCCTTGCGGGCGAGTTCGACCTGATGGGCGGAACCTATTACGCCGAAGGCTATGAAGTATACTTCGCGTATCCGGATTACAACTGCGGCTACAGCAAGGGGGTTCTGCTGGCACGCCAGGACGACGACAGCATCAAGAGCCACGAGATAAATTCTTTGAACGGCAAGACGATCGGCGTATACGACCGCGCAGTAGAGAACGTACGCCGCATGAAGGAATACCTGGCAATTAACGGCCTCGACTGTCCTATCCGTTATTATACGATAGACGATCTGTCGGGGGAGGGGAATCTCTACCGCTTCCTGGAGAATGGCGACGTGGATTTACTGCTGGGGAGCGGCGTAGACGCAGGGGTCCAGTTAAATGTCGCCGCTACGTTTGATTCGCAGGCTCATTACATCGTGACGACGCCGGGGAATACCGAGATTCTGGATGGCCTCAACGCGGCGCTCGAAAGGATTTATGAAGCGGAGCCCAACTTTGCCAGGAGAATCTACGACAAAAATTTTCCGGACGTCAGCACGGGTCATATCCGTATGAATGAGCGGGAGCGTGAGTACGTTTCGCAAAAGGGGAGCGTTTCGGTCGCCGTACCGCTGGAATGGCATCCGCTGTTCTGCCGCAACAGCAAGGACTCCCATGAGGGAATCGTGCCTGACATGCTGAAAGAGGTCTCGGATTATTCGGGGCTGACCTTTACCTATGTTTATTGCGATAGCTATGCCGAGGCTCTGCATACTGTCGAGCAGGGTGAGGCGGACATCTTGGGCTTTTTTATCGGGACGGACGAGAATGCCTTGGAGAAGGGACTGGCTCGGACGGCGTCTTACGTGGATATGGACTCCATTCTGGTGAGAAATAAAGAGTCCAGTTACCCGGCGAGCGGTCTCACTGGCGGCGTGCTGGAGGGGCGGGTTATGCCCGGCAGCATTGCGGCGGAAACGGTTCGGTATTATGCGGACGACGTAGCCGCCCTGTCGGACGTGAACCGGGGAAAGGCGGACTTCTATTACGGGATTTCATCGCGCCTGGAGCACACCATTCAGGCGCAAAACTTCACGAACCTGGTGCATGTCAGCCTGGTGAATGACAGCCTTGGCATTAGCTTTGCGATGCCCAGCCCAGTGCAGCCGGAGCTCTTTTCAATCCTCAACAAGGCTGTAAACAACCTGTCGGAGGAGCAGAAGACAACCATCAGCAATCGAAACATCGTCTCGATCGGCAACCCGCAGATGAGCCTGACGAGCATCGTTTACGCAAACCCCGCACTGGTCATTTCCGTCGTGACGGCGTTTCTCGTGTTGATCCTTTTAGCGGTCCTGCTCATTTCGCGTTCGCGCCTTCGTAGCGCGCAGATGCGCGTAGAACTGGAAAAGGCGGAGGCGGACAGCCACGCAAAGAGCGACTTCCTTTCCAGAATGAGCCATGAAATCAGGACGCCTATGAACGCTATCGTCGGCCTGACGGACCTCACGGAGGCGATAGAGGGGCTGCCGCCGAAGGCACGGGAAAATCTGCAAAAGATCAAGTCGTCCTCGCAGTATATGCTGAACCTGATCAGCGACATTTTAGATATGAGCCGCATTGAAAACGGCAGGATGGAGATGAACGACGAACCTTTTTCGATGAGCGCGACGCTCGACAACATCCAAAGCATGATGACGGCAGAGGCGGAGCGCAAGCGCCTGCACTTTATTCTGAAGACGGAAATCCGAGATGACGCGCTGGTCGGAGACGCCCTTCGCCTGCGCCAGGTCATCCTCAATCTGCTTTCCAACGCCTTTAAATTTACACCGAACGGCGGCGAGGTGACGCTGCGCGTTCAAGAGGAGTCTTCTACTGTTCAGACGGCTACGTATTCGTTCCTCGTGGCGGACAACGGGGTAGGCATCGCACCGGAGGATCAGAAGCGCATTTTTCAAAGCTTTGAGCAGGTAGGCGCCAATATCACCAAGAGCCAGGGAACCGGTTTGGGGCTGGCCATCAGCCGCAGTATCGTGAGCGCGATGGGCGGCGATCTTACGATCAGCAGCGAGCCGGGAAAGGGAAGCGTGTTTACCTTTACGTTAACGATGAGCAAGGGAAAGTCAGAAAATACGGAGGGAAATTACGGGGGCAATGGGCTGAATCAACTTTCCGGCGCGCACATTCTGATGGCGGAGGACAACGACCTTAATGCGGCGATTACCACGGAACTGCTGGAAATTCGAGGGGCCCAAATCACCCGCGCGGAGAACGGACGGATCGCGTTGGAACTGTATAAGCAGCACGAGCCAGGGACGTTTCAGGCCATTTTAATGGACGTGCTGATGCCGGAAATGAACGGGCTGGAGGCGACGCGCGCCATCCGCGCCCTGTCCCGCGCAGACGCGCAATCCATCCCGATTATCGCGATGACGGCGAACGCCTTCAAAGAAGACGAAGAGCAGGCGATGGAGGCGGGCATGAACGCATTTGTCCCCAAACCCATCGACCTGGCGCGATTGGACCGCACGCTTGCCAGCCTCATTGGCGCTGGACATAGCGATTAA
- a CDS encoding nucleotidyltransferase family protein, with amino-acid sequence MNEPILVIMAAGMGSRYGGLKQMDPVGPGGELIIDYSLFDAKRAGFKRVVFLIKREIEEDFKQIIGNRIAREMEVSYAFQQIDVLPEGFSVPQGRTKPWGTGHAVLCCKEYIDAPFAAINADDYYGVSAFKTIYDYLKSARDDAQYRYAMVGYPVENTLTDNGYVSRGVCTADADGNLKTIHERTHIIKTLEGALYTEDGEIYHRIPAASPVSMNMWGFTPSFVQELERGFPAFLRETAHTNPLKGEYFLPFVVDSLLQAGKATVKVLHSADRWYGVTYQEDKPVVVNALRDLTASGVYPNPLWSA; translated from the coding sequence TTGAACGAACCGATCCTCGTCATCATGGCGGCCGGTATGGGCAGCCGCTACGGCGGGCTGAAACAGATGGACCCTGTTGGCCCCGGCGGCGAATTGATTATCGACTACTCTCTCTTTGACGCCAAACGCGCGGGCTTTAAGCGCGTCGTCTTTCTCATCAAACGCGAAATCGAGGAGGACTTCAAGCAGATCATCGGCAACCGCATCGCAAGGGAGATGGAGGTTTCCTATGCCTTTCAGCAGATCGACGTATTGCCCGAGGGCTTTTCCGTTCCTCAGGGCCGCACCAAGCCTTGGGGAACCGGGCACGCGGTGCTCTGCTGCAAAGAATACATCGACGCTCCCTTCGCGGCCATCAACGCGGACGATTACTACGGCGTGTCCGCCTTCAAGACGATCTACGACTACCTGAAAAGCGCCAGGGACGACGCGCAGTATCGCTACGCGATGGTCGGCTACCCGGTGGAAAACACCCTGACCGACAATGGGTACGTCTCCCGCGGCGTCTGCACGGCGGATGCGGACGGCAACCTCAAGACGATTCACGAGCGTACGCACATCATCAAGACCCTCGAAGGCGCGCTCTACACGGAGGATGGCGAAATCTACCACCGTATTCCGGCCGCCAGCCCTGTTTCCATGAACATGTGGGGCTTTACGCCCAGCTTCGTGCAGGAGCTCGAGCGCGGTTTCCCCGCTTTCCTGCGTGAAACCGCGCACACGAACCCGCTCAAGGGCGAGTACTTCCTTCCCTTTGTCGTGGATTCGCTTTTGCAGGCAGGCAAGGCCACGGTCAAGGTGCTGCATTCTGCCGACCGTTGGTACGGCGTCACGTATCAGGAGGATAAGCCTGTCGTCGTGAATGCCCTGCGCGACCTCACCGCTTCCGGCGTTTACCCGAATCCGCTCTGGAGCGCATAA
- the gnpA gene encoding 1,3-beta-galactosyl-N-acetylhexosamine phosphorylase, with translation MEKQKGRVTIPTDVDVVEDTLRLMDVWGADAIRDCDGTEFPAALRNTGAKVYATYYTTRKDNAWAKANPDEVQQMYVVTRPRCATEGKLRIRLMEGICEELLKVNDQDDIRRWWEVVDRTTGEPLSAEAWRYDAGTGEVEIVNPAPYHSYTVSFLCYIIWDPVHMYNAVVNDWKDVEHQMTFDVRQPKTHAYSLERLRRFCEDNPHVNVIRFTTFFHQFTLLFDELHREKYVDWYGYSASVSPYILKRFEEEAGYPFRPEYIVDQGYFNNAYRVPSREYRDFMRFQMKEVAALAKEMVDVCHACGKEAMMFLGDHWIGTEPFGPYFESIGLDAVVGSVGNGATLRLISDIRGVKYTEGRLLPYFFPDTFHEGGDPVREAKVNWVTARRAILRSPIDRIGYGGYLKLALQFPDFVRYVGDVCDEFRKLYENAKGTTAYCVRTVAVLNCWGRLRSWGNHMVHHGLYYKQNYSYFGVIEALSGHPFDVRFISFDDLREDPQALSGVDVVINVGDADTAQGGGDNWKDPAVVEAVRRFVYQGGGFIGVGQPTACVHQGRVFQLADVLGAELENGYTLGYDKYNWAEQEHFITEDCAGEIDFGEGQKNVYALDGAQVLRVKDKGVQLCANECGAGRGVYVSGLPYSFENSRLLLRAVLWASHAEEAMRRWASSNYNVDVHAYVKNGKYCVVNNTYEPQQTTIYRGDGESFELALAANEIRWFEI, from the coding sequence ATGGAAAAGCAAAAGGGACGCGTGACGATTCCGACGGATGTGGACGTAGTGGAGGACACCCTGCGCCTGATGGACGTGTGGGGCGCGGATGCAATCCGCGACTGCGATGGGACCGAATTTCCGGCCGCGCTTAGAAACACCGGCGCCAAGGTATACGCGACGTATTATACCACGCGCAAAGACAACGCCTGGGCCAAGGCCAATCCGGACGAAGTTCAGCAGATGTACGTGGTGACCCGGCCGCGCTGCGCGACGGAGGGGAAGCTTCGCATTCGCTTGATGGAGGGCATCTGCGAGGAACTCCTCAAGGTCAACGACCAGGACGACATTCGCCGCTGGTGGGAGGTCGTGGACAGGACGACGGGTGAGCCGCTCAGCGCAGAGGCGTGGCGCTACGACGCCGGAACAGGCGAGGTAGAAATCGTGAATCCCGCGCCGTACCACAGCTACACGGTGAGTTTCCTTTGCTACATCATCTGGGACCCGGTGCACATGTACAACGCGGTGGTCAACGATTGGAAGGACGTGGAGCACCAGATGACGTTCGACGTGCGCCAGCCCAAGACGCACGCCTACAGCCTTGAACGCCTGCGCAGGTTTTGCGAGGACAACCCGCACGTGAACGTCATTCGCTTTACGACGTTTTTCCATCAGTTCACGCTTTTGTTCGACGAGCTGCACCGGGAAAAGTATGTGGACTGGTACGGATATTCCGCGAGCGTCAGCCCTTACATCCTCAAGCGCTTTGAAGAGGAGGCGGGGTATCCCTTCAGACCGGAGTACATCGTCGACCAGGGGTATTTCAACAATGCCTACCGGGTGCCCTCCAGGGAATACAGGGATTTCATGCGTTTTCAGATGAAGGAGGTCGCAGCGCTGGCAAAGGAAATGGTGGATGTCTGCCACGCCTGCGGCAAGGAAGCGATGATGTTTCTGGGCGATCACTGGATCGGGACGGAACCCTTCGGTCCTTACTTCGAATCCATCGGACTGGACGCGGTCGTCGGCAGCGTGGGCAACGGCGCGACGCTTCGCCTGATCTCGGACATCCGCGGGGTAAAGTATACCGAAGGGCGTCTGCTGCCGTACTTCTTCCCAGACACATTCCACGAGGGCGGTGATCCGGTGCGCGAGGCCAAGGTCAACTGGGTGACCGCGCGCCGGGCAATTCTGCGCAGCCCGATCGACCGCATCGGCTACGGCGGATACCTCAAGCTCGCGCTGCAATTTCCGGACTTCGTGCGCTACGTCGGCGACGTCTGCGACGAGTTCCGCAAGCTGTACGAGAACGCGAAGGGGACGACGGCTTACTGCGTGCGCACGGTGGCGGTGCTCAACTGCTGGGGACGCCTGCGCAGCTGGGGCAACCACATGGTGCACCACGGTCTGTACTACAAGCAGAACTACTCCTACTTCGGCGTCATCGAGGCGCTGAGCGGCCATCCCTTCGACGTGCGCTTTATCAGCTTTGACGATCTGCGCGAGGATCCTCAGGCGCTTTCGGGCGTGGACGTGGTCATCAACGTGGGCGATGCGGATACGGCGCAGGGCGGCGGGGACAACTGGAAGGATCCGGCTGTGGTGGAGGCGGTGCGCCGTTTCGTTTACCAGGGCGGGGGCTTCATCGGCGTTGGCCAGCCGACGGCCTGCGTGCATCAGGGGCGCGTCTTCCAGCTCGCGGACGTGCTGGGCGCGGAGCTGGAGAACGGCTACACGCTGGGCTACGACAAGTACAACTGGGCGGAGCAGGAGCATTTCATTACCGAGGACTGCGCGGGCGAGATCGACTTTGGCGAAGGGCAGAAGAACGTATATGCGCTTGACGGCGCGCAGGTGTTGCGCGTGAAGGACAAGGGCGTTCAGCTCTGCGCGAACGAATGCGGCGCCGGGCGCGGCGTGTACGTCAGCGGCCTGCCCTATAGCTTTGAAAACAGCCGGCTGCTGCTGCGTGCGGTGCTCTGGGCTTCGCATGCGGAGGAGGCCATGCGCCGGTGGGCCAGCAGCAACTACAACGTGGACGTGCACGCTTACGTGAAGAACGGCAAGTACTGCGTGGTCAACAACACCTACGAGCCGCAGCAGACGACGATTTACCGCGGAGACGGTGAAAGCTTTGAACTGGCCCTCGCGGCCAACGAAATCCGCTGGTTCGAAATTTGA